Within Corvus hawaiiensis isolate bCorHaw1 unplaced genomic scaffold, bCorHaw1.pri.cur scaffold_271_ctg1, whole genome shotgun sequence, the genomic segment AACCAGTATGGACCGGTATGGACCGGTATGGACCAGTATGAACCAGTATAAACGAGTATGGACTGGTATGGACCAGTATGGACCACTATAAACCAGTATGATGATGAGTATAGGACCAGTATAagccagtataaaccagtatggACCCATACagaccagtacagaccagtatggaccaatataaaccagtataaacctGGATAAACCACTATGGACCAGTATGGACCACTATAAACCAGTATGAACTGGTATGGACTGGTATGGAGTAGTAAGAGCCAGTACAGACCAGCATaaaccagtatggaccagtataaACCACTATGGACTAGTACGGAGCAGTAagaaccagtataaaccagtatggtccagtataaaccagtacagtccagtacaaaccagtaagGACCAATAAGGGACTGGGGACCTCCCAGTGACCCCCTGGAGCTGTCCCACTACAaaccagtccctcccagttccctcccagtccctcccagtccctcccaatcccctcccagtccctcccagtccctcccagtccctcccagtccatcccagtcccctcccagtccttcccagtttcccccagtccctcccagtccctcccagtcccccccagtccctcccagtccctccagtccctcccaatcccctcccagtttcccctcagtccctcccagtccctcccagtccctcccagtccaccccagtccctcccaatcccctcccagtttccccccagtccctcccagtccctcccagtccccccaatCCCCATTTTTAACCCTTTCTCCTCCATTTTTCACCCGTTTTTCAccgtttttttcccctcccaatcccctcccagtccctcccagtccctcccagtccctcccagtctgTCCCAGTACCTGTGTGGAGTGGTGCCCGCAGTGCAGGTGGGCGCTCAGCCCCCGCGCCAGGTTGGGGTTGTGGCCCCCCCTGAGGGGCACCAGGTGAGCGGCCCAGGCCCAGGTAGGCCCcgaaatccagctcctggcgCAGGGCCTGGAACAGCCGGAATTCCCAAAGTTATCCCCGAATTCCCCgaattcccaaaattcctggaatttcccccaaatcccgcTCGGAATCCGGCGAAATTCCCAGAATTCCGCCTTAAATTCTGCCCCAAATCCGCCCAAATTCAGCCCAAAATCCGCCCCaaatgcagctcctggagctcggAATTCCCAAAGTTATCCCAAAAATTCACACAGTTATctcaaaattcccaaaaatcccaaaaattcccccaaaacccTGCTCGGAACTTGGCgaaattcccagaattccacCTTAAATTCTGCCCCAAATCCGCCCAAATTCAGCCCAAAACCCGCCCAAAAATGCAGGGCCTGGAGCTCGGAATTCCCAAATGTATCCCAAAATTATCCCacaattcccaaaattcccaaaatcccccaaaatgcccccaaaatcctgctcggaactcggcaaaattcccagaattccacCTTAAATTCTGCCCCAAATCCGCCCAAATTCAGCCCAAAATCCGCCCCAAATGCAGAGCCTGGAGCTCGGAATTCCCAAAATTATCCCAAAAAATTCACAAAgttatcccaaaattcccaaaaatcccaaaaattcccccaaaacccTGCTCGGAACTCGGCGAAATTCCCAGAATTCCGCCTTACATTCTGCCCCAAATCCGCCCAAATTCAGCCCAAAATCCGCCCCAAATGCAGGGCCTGGAGCTCGGAATTCCCAAAGTTATCCCAAAATTTATCCCAAAAACTCACAAAgtttcccaaaattcccaaaattcctggAATTTCTCCCAAAATCCCGCTCGGAATCCGGCgaaattcccagaattccacCTAAATTCTGCCCCAAATCCGCCCAAATTCAGCCCAAAATCCGCCCCAAATGCAGGGCCTGGAGCTCGGAATTCCAAATttatcccaaaaattccccaaatcctccaaattccccaaatcctccacCAAATCCCTCTGAATgaacccaaaaccccccaaaatcgcCCCCAAATGGacccaaaaaattccccaaaatcaccccaaaatggacccaaaaattccccaaaatgccccaaaaagccccaaatctccccaaatTGCCCAAATTGGCcgaaaatgccccaaatccgCGCTCACTTTCTGGGAGTTGCTCCGGACGTGCTCCAGGGGCGAATCCGGGCGGATCCAGGGCGAGAGCTCCCCACGATGAGGGTGTTCCAGTCTGCGAGCCAAAACCgcccaaattcaccccaaaatccaccggGGAccacaaaatcccccaaaattcacccccaaaatccacccggggaccccaaaatcccccaaattcacccccaaaatccacccggggaccccaaaatcccccaaaccaaattcatcccaaaatcgcccaaattcaccccaaaatccacccggggaccccaaaatccccaaattcacccccaaaatccacccggggaccccaaaatcccccaaattcaccccaaattcatcccaaaatcgcccaaattcaccccaaaatccacccggGGAccacaaaatcccccaaattcaccccaaaatcgtccaaattcaccccaaaatccaactcagggaccccaaaatcccccaaattcaccccaaattcatcccaaaatcgcccaaattcaccccaaaatccaactcagggaccccaaaatgacccaagttcaccccaaaatccacccggGGAccacaaaatccccaaattcaccccaaaatcgtCCAAATTCACCCAAAATCCAActcagggaccccaaaatcccccaaattcaccccaaaatccaactCAGGGACACCAAAATGGCCCAAATtcacccccaaaatcacccacacacaccaaaatcccccaaattcaccccaaaatcccccaagttcaccccaaaatccaactcagggaccccaaaatcccccaaattcaccccaaaatccaactcagggaccccaaaatcccccaaattcaccccaaaatccacccagagacaccaaaatcccccaaattcaccccaaaatcccccaaattcatcccaaaatccacccagggaccccaaaatcccccatattcaccccaaaatccaacgctagggaccccaaaatcccccaaattcaccccaaaatccaacgcagggatccccaaatcccccaaattcaccccaaaatccaactcagggatcccccaaatcccccaaattcaccccaaaatccacccaggGACCCgaaaatccccaaattcaccccaaattcccccaaattcaccccaaaatccaccccagggatcccaaaatcccccaaattcaccccaaatcccctcacagaccctcccccatcccctttcccccctcccagtccaaaccagtataaaccagtccaaaccagtaaccccaaatccccatttttaaccctttctccccatttttaacCATTTCCCACCCATCTTTGcccatttttcccccactttcctccctcccagtccctcccagtttgtcccagtccctcccagtttgtcccagttccctcccagtccctcccagtttgtcccagtccctcccagtccaaaccagtaaccccaaatccccatttttaacccttttccccccattttgccccatttttccccctcccagttcgctcccagtttgtcccagtccctcccagtttgtcccagttccctcccagtccctcccagtttgtcccagtccctcccagtcaaaaccagtaaccccaaatccccatttttaaccctttttccccccattttgccccatttttcccccctcccagttcgctcccagtttgtcccagtccctcccagtttgtcccagttccctcccagtccctcccagtttatcccagtccctcccagtccaaaccagtaaccccaaatccccatttttaaccctttttccccccattttgccccatttttccccctcccagttcgctcccagtttgtcccagtccctcccagtttgtcccagttccctcccagtccctcccagtttatcccagtcccctcccagtccaaaccagtaaccccaaatccccatttttaaccctttttccccccattttgccccatttttccccctcccagttcgctcccagtttgtcccagtccctcccagtttgtcccagttccctcccagtccctcccagtttgtcccagtccctcccagtcaaaaccagtaaccccaaatccccatttttaacccttttccccccattttgccccatttttccccctcccagttcgctcccagtttgtcccagtccctcccagtttgtcccagttccctcccagtccctcccagtttatcccagtccctcccagtccaaaccagtaaccccaaatccccatttttaacccttttccccccattttgccccatttttccccctcccagttcgctcccagtttgtcccagtccctcccagtttgtcccagttccctcccagtccctcccagtttatcccagtccctcccagtccaaaccagtaaccccaaatccccatttttaacccttttccccccattttgccccattttttccccctcccagtTCGCTCCCAGTTTGttccagtccctcccagtttgtcccagttccctcccagtccctcccagtttatcccagtccctcccagtccaaaccagtaaccccaaatccccatttttaacccttttccccccattttgccccatttttccccctcccagttcgctcccagtttgtcccagtccctcccagtttgtcccagttccctcccagtccctcccagtttatcccagtccctcccagtccaaaccagtaaccccaaatccccatttttaacccttttccccccattttgccccatttttccccctcccagttcgctcccagtttgtcccagtccctcccagtttgtcccagttccctcccagtccctcccagtttatcccagtccctcccagtccaaaccagtaaccccaaatccccatttttaacccttttccccccattttgccccatttttccccctcccagttcgctcccagtttgtcccagtccctcccagtttgtcccagttccctcccagtccctcccagtttatcccagtccctcccagtccaaaccagtaaccccaaatccccatttttaacccttttccccccattttgccccatttttccccctcccagttcgctcccagtttgtcccagtccctcccagtttgtcccagttccctcccagtccctcccagtttatcccagtccctcccagtccaaaccagtaaccccaaatccccatttttaacccttttccccccattttgccccatttttccccctcccagttcgctcccagtttgtcccagtccctcccagtttgtcccagttccctcccagtccctcccagtttatcccagtccctcccagtccaaaccagtaaccccaaatccccatttttaacccttttccccccattttgccccatttttccccctcccagttcgctcccagtttgtcccagtccctcccagtttatcccagtccctcccagtccaaaccagtccccccaaacccccatttttaacccttcctcctccatttttaaccctttttcCGCCGTTTTTTTCGCCGTTtctcccctcccagtccctcccagtttgtcccagtcgctcccagtttgtcccagtcgctcccagtttgtcccagttgctcccagtgccgctgaCCTCTGCCGGCCAGCACCAGGTCCGAGCGGGTCTGGGGTCCCGGGCGGTCCCGCGCCGGCTCCAGCCCGAACTCGCGCCGGTGCCGGGGGTGGAAGAGCGGGATGCAGAGGAAATCGAACCTGGGgaaactgggatggactgggaggcactgggaggggattgggggggactgggagggactgggaggggattgggggggactgggagggactgggaggggattgggacaaactgggagggactgggatggactgggagggaactgggagggactgggagggactgggagggaacagggagggactgggagggactgggagggactgggagggaactgggagggactgggagggaactgggagggaactgggaggggattgggacaaactgggagggactgggatggactgggagggactgggagggactgggagggaactgggaggaactgggagggactgggagggaactgggacaaactgggaggggattgggaggggctgggagggactgggagggactgggagggaactgggaggggttcgggacaaactgggagggactgggatggactgggagggaactgggagggactgggagggaactgggagggaactgggagggactgggagggaactgggagggaactgggaggggttcgggacaaactgggagggacggggacaaactgggagcaaactgggagggactgggggggggggggatttggggtccctgaggggatttgggggaatttggggaggattttggggatccctgaggggattttggggatccc encodes:
- the PRMT5 gene encoding protein arginine N-methyltransferase 5, which gives rise to MAAGPGAAGAARVSSGRDLSCVPEVAGALGAVARQGFDFLCIPLFHPRHRREFGLEPARDRPGPQTRSDLVLAGRDWNTLIVGSSRPGSARIRPWSTSGATPRKPCARSWISGPTWAWAAHLVPLRGGHNPNLARGLSAHLHCGHHSTQFWVQVPLVAPEDGRDDVIGNEAPPPRGRQRGEDVGMVRKRAIL